The following proteins are encoded in a genomic region of Dyadobacter sp. UC 10:
- a CDS encoding DUF1553 domain-containing protein: protein MKKAAFFSFAVIFSGFFYACSPQLPDDVALAMEALPEKLDYNQHVKPILSDKCFACHGPDKAKQKGGLRLDMEESAFAKFSKNSGRVAIAPGDLSDSEFFHRIISPDPEYVMPTPESHLSLSAEEKAVLIRWIDEGAEYKPHWAFVKPEKSEVPEIHHSNLAINPIDHFVFKKLEDQKLQPAARAEKDVLLRRVSLDLTGLPPTLEETDAFLKDNSANAYEKQVDRLLASPHYGEKMAVDWLDLARFADSHGYTVDRLRDMSPYRDWVINAFNKNMHYDQFIAWQLAGDLMPKPTRDMMIATAFNRNHQQNMEGGIIEEEFQAEYVVDRTNTFGDAFLGLSVGCAKCHDHKYDPISQKNYYELFSFFNNVKEAGQISWDDALPTPTMLLPTGEQEKMLAFIQKQIKNEEGNLEKAKQEAEPGFQKWLTTGAYKPLAQQEISQNGLQARFSFENGSLKNWVNPKDAGVMKRESGSAGGDPEFVDNGNGKALKLNGDVFLDLNQAGVFKKSEPFSIGIHVKIPKNLKEGVILHKSQAERLYNFRGYHLYLKNDRLEINMAHTAPSDAITRISKSSVPRDKWIPLTITYDGSSQANGFKLYQDGVELAMETTMDQLRKEILFRSDVQPGLQIGAWWRGFGLTDGQVDDILVYNRELSPFEIQILAKKVSWATIAGKEPARLTGTEMQILKNYYLSAVSKETAQARLALQHKRGELTDYTENIRELMVMQEMPKPKQAHILLRGNYDAPGEKVYPATPASILAFPKNLPKNRYGLAQWLTQPDHPLTSRVEVNRLWQNFFGTGLVKTTEDFGNQGEMPTHPELLDWLAVTFRESGWDIKKMNKLIVMSATYRQDSRATKETRERDPDNRMLARGPANRMSAEMIRDNALLASGLLNTKIGGKSIKPYQPEGLWSINSSNYVADSGDAVYRRSIYVIVKRSVPHPTLSTFDATTRSFCVVRRQKTNTPLQALVTLNDPTFVEAMKVMGEQMTKNPDDRQAVTVAYRKLTGRKPPGKEVDLLLSLQKLERQKFTKNQKKAAGWLGTGQYKVDPSLDAATLAANSVVASTILNSEASLTKR from the coding sequence ATGAAAAAAGCAGCATTTTTTTCTTTTGCAGTGATATTCTCAGGCTTTTTCTACGCCTGTTCCCCTCAACTTCCTGATGATGTGGCGCTCGCGATGGAAGCGCTCCCGGAAAAACTCGACTATAACCAGCATGTAAAGCCAATACTTTCCGATAAATGCTTCGCCTGCCACGGACCCGATAAAGCCAAACAGAAAGGGGGTTTGCGGCTCGACATGGAGGAATCAGCATTTGCCAAATTTTCAAAAAACTCAGGACGTGTGGCGATAGCGCCCGGCGATTTGTCCGACAGTGAGTTTTTTCACCGCATTATCTCCCCCGATCCCGAATATGTAATGCCTACCCCCGAATCGCATCTTTCCCTCTCGGCGGAAGAAAAGGCGGTGCTCATCAGATGGATCGACGAAGGTGCGGAGTACAAGCCGCACTGGGCATTTGTAAAGCCGGAAAAATCGGAAGTACCCGAAATCCACCATAGTAACCTGGCTATTAATCCGATCGACCATTTTGTATTTAAAAAACTGGAAGACCAAAAGCTGCAACCGGCTGCCCGGGCTGAAAAAGATGTATTGCTGAGACGTGTTTCCCTCGACCTCACAGGCCTGCCTCCTACCCTGGAAGAAACGGACGCATTTCTAAAAGATAATAGTGCAAATGCTTACGAAAAGCAGGTCGACCGGCTGCTGGCTTCCCCGCATTATGGTGAAAAGATGGCGGTAGACTGGCTCGATCTTGCGCGTTTTGCGGACTCTCACGGCTATACAGTCGACCGCCTGCGTGACATGTCGCCTTATCGCGATTGGGTGATCAATGCTTTTAACAAAAATATGCACTACGATCAATTCATCGCCTGGCAGCTGGCGGGTGACTTAATGCCCAAGCCAACCCGGGATATGATGATAGCCACGGCATTTAACCGCAACCACCAGCAGAATATGGAGGGCGGGATTATCGAAGAAGAATTTCAGGCCGAATATGTGGTAGACCGTACCAATACCTTTGGTGACGCGTTTCTGGGACTTTCGGTAGGCTGCGCCAAATGCCATGATCATAAATACGACCCAATTTCGCAAAAGAATTATTACGAGCTTTTCAGCTTTTTTAACAATGTAAAAGAAGCCGGACAAATATCCTGGGACGACGCGCTGCCTACTCCTACCATGCTGCTGCCTACCGGTGAACAGGAGAAAATGCTCGCATTCATACAAAAACAGATCAAAAACGAGGAAGGAAACCTCGAAAAGGCGAAGCAGGAAGCAGAGCCGGGTTTTCAAAAATGGCTGACTACCGGCGCGTACAAACCTTTGGCCCAACAAGAAATCTCACAAAATGGCTTGCAGGCGCGTTTTTCCTTTGAAAATGGTTCACTCAAAAATTGGGTAAATCCGAAAGATGCCGGTGTCATGAAACGTGAATCAGGAAGTGCGGGCGGCGATCCTGAGTTCGTCGATAATGGTAATGGAAAGGCATTAAAACTGAATGGTGACGTTTTTCTGGATCTCAATCAGGCGGGTGTCTTCAAAAAATCAGAGCCTTTCAGCATTGGTATTCATGTAAAAATTCCGAAAAACTTAAAAGAAGGCGTGATTTTACACAAAAGTCAGGCGGAGCGGCTTTACAATTTCAGGGGTTATCATCTGTATTTAAAAAACGACCGGCTGGAAATCAATATGGCGCACACGGCTCCTTCCGATGCCATTACACGCATTTCGAAATCATCTGTCCCGCGGGATAAATGGATCCCGCTCACGATTACTTACGATGGGTCTTCACAGGCAAATGGATTTAAATTATACCAGGACGGCGTAGAACTGGCCATGGAAACCACGATGGACCAGCTGCGAAAGGAAATATTGTTCAGATCGGATGTGCAGCCCGGATTGCAGATCGGCGCATGGTGGCGGGGATTCGGACTGACGGATGGACAAGTTGACGACATTCTCGTTTACAACCGCGAGCTCTCGCCATTTGAGATTCAGATTTTGGCTAAAAAAGTAAGCTGGGCGACAATTGCCGGTAAAGAACCAGCCCGGCTTACCGGTACAGAAATGCAGATTTTGAAAAATTATTACCTCTCTGCTGTCAGCAAGGAAACCGCCCAGGCGCGACTCGCATTGCAGCACAAACGCGGCGAATTGACGGATTATACCGAAAACATCCGGGAGCTAATGGTGATGCAGGAAATGCCGAAACCCAAACAGGCACACATTCTGCTCCGCGGAAATTATGATGCGCCGGGTGAAAAAGTGTATCCTGCTACCCCCGCTTCTATATTGGCATTCCCCAAAAATTTACCCAAAAATCGCTACGGACTCGCGCAGTGGCTCACACAACCGGACCACCCGCTCACTTCCCGCGTGGAAGTTAACCGGCTGTGGCAGAACTTTTTCGGAACGGGACTGGTGAAAACGACCGAAGATTTTGGCAACCAGGGAGAAATGCCTACGCACCCTGAGCTGCTCGACTGGCTGGCAGTCACTTTCAGAGAATCAGGCTGGGATATCAAGAAAATGAACAAATTGATCGTCATGTCGGCAACTTACCGGCAGGATTCGCGGGCCACAAAAGAAACACGGGAGCGTGACCCGGATAACAGGATGCTTGCAAGAGGCCCGGCAAACAGAATGTCGGCCGAAATGATCCGTGACAATGCCTTGCTGGCGAGCGGGTTATTGAATACAAAGATCGGCGGGAAAAGCATCAAACCTTACCAGCCGGAAGGGTTATGGTCGATCAACAGCAGCAATTATGTTGCCGATTCGGGCGACGCAGTGTACAGGAGAAGCATCTATGTAATCGTCAAACGTTCGGTACCTCACCCTACCCTGTCGACTTTCGATGCAACTACCCGGAGCTTTTGTGTGGTACGGCGGCAGAAAACCAATACGCCGCTCCAGGCGCTGGTCACCTTAAACGATCCGACATTTGTGGAAGCGATGAAAGTGATGGGGGAACAAATGACGAAAAATCCGGATGATCGCCAGGCGGTTACAGTGGCTTACCGGAAACTGACGGGCAGAAAACCACCGGGCAAAGAAGTGGATCTGCTGCTTTCCCTGCAAAAACTGGAAAGGCAGAAATTTACCAAAAACCAAAAAAAAGCAGCTGGCTGGCTGGGTACCGGACAATATAAGGTCGATCCGTCGCTGGATGCGGCAACACTTGCGGCGAACAGCGTGGTAGCCAGTACTATTCTCAATTCGGAAGCCAGTTTAACCAAAAGATAA
- the ypfJ gene encoding KPN_02809 family neutral zinc metallopeptidase — protein MRWQDLRRSSNVEDRRGMSGGGKIAIGGIGMIIVLAIGLLTGQDPGEILGNLQGTQTSEQVQSRPPGPRPDDRTADFVSAVLGSTEDVWGDIYAENDAQYQKPKLQIFENATQSGCGGASSAMGPFYCPADQKVYIDLSFCDQLRDRFKAPGDFAVAYVVAHEVGHHVQNLMGISDQLHQQRGRISEAEYNKLSVKLELQADFLAGVWANRAQEMANILEPGDLESALKAANAIGDDKLQKESQGYVVPDAFTHGSSEQRMYWFKKGFETGDLSQGKYENIE, from the coding sequence ATGCGCTGGCAGGATTTACGAAGAAGCAGTAATGTAGAAGACCGTCGCGGCATGTCCGGTGGCGGCAAGATCGCGATCGGCGGTATCGGTATGATCATCGTACTCGCTATCGGCTTATTAACAGGGCAGGATCCCGGTGAAATCCTGGGGAATCTGCAGGGAACTCAAACAAGCGAACAGGTTCAAAGCCGCCCGCCAGGACCGAGACCCGACGACCGGACTGCCGATTTTGTTTCAGCGGTACTGGGAAGTACGGAAGACGTTTGGGGTGATATCTACGCGGAAAATGACGCGCAATATCAAAAGCCGAAATTGCAGATTTTCGAAAATGCAACTCAAAGCGGCTGCGGCGGGGCATCGTCGGCCATGGGCCCGTTCTACTGCCCGGCCGATCAGAAGGTTTACATTGACCTTTCGTTTTGCGATCAGTTGAGAGACCGCTTCAAGGCGCCCGGAGATTTTGCAGTGGCTTATGTAGTAGCTCACGAGGTAGGTCATCATGTACAAAACCTGATGGGGATTTCAGACCAGTTGCATCAGCAGCGCGGTCGAATCAGCGAAGCAGAATACAATAAGCTCTCGGTAAAACTGGAATTGCAGGCTGATTTTCTGGCGGGCGTTTGGGCGAACCGTGCCCAGGAAATGGCAAATATCCTCGAACCGGGCGACCTGGAATCGGCGCTGAAAGCTGCCAATGCAATCGGGGATGACAAGCTTCAAAAGGAATCGCAGGGTTACGTGGTGCCCGACGCATTCACGCACGGCAGTTCCGAACAACGGATGTATTGGTTCAAAAAAGGATTTGAAACCGGCGATCTCAGCCAGGGGAAATACGAGAATATTGAATGA
- a CDS encoding DUF4287 domain-containing protein: MSFQGYLKTIKSKTGKEPADFRKIAEEKGFTTGGEIRPEVKAGEIVKWLKEDFDLGQGHAMAIYALLKGLKDENSD; this comes from the coding sequence ATGTCGTTTCAGGGGTATTTAAAAACCATCAAATCAAAAACGGGCAAAGAGCCTGCGGATTTCAGGAAAATTGCAGAAGAAAAAGGATTTACCACCGGCGGGGAAATTAGGCCCGAGGTTAAAGCCGGCGAGATTGTAAAGTGGCTTAAAGAGGATTTCGATCTTGGCCAGGGCCACGCAATGGCGATCTATGCTTTGCTAAAAGGACTGAAAGACGAAAACAGCGACTAG
- a CDS encoding response regulator — MLYRNILLIDDDEDDHEIFLSALENVSHPVNCVTLSNAVIALEKLTRNELKTDLIFLDLNMPLMNGQEFLAEIKSRPDLREIPVIVLSTSASQSTAQQSKDLGAADFITKPDSYDELVRILKTIFV, encoded by the coding sequence ATGCTTTACAGGAATATTCTTCTCATTGACGATGACGAAGATGATCATGAAATATTTTTAAGCGCACTTGAAAATGTCTCACATCCAGTTAATTGTGTAACATTAAGCAATGCAGTTATTGCACTGGAAAAGCTTACCAGGAATGAACTGAAAACAGACCTTATTTTCCTGGATCTGAACATGCCTCTGATGAATGGGCAGGAGTTTCTTGCCGAGATCAAAAGCAGGCCGGATTTGCGGGAAATTCCGGTGATAGTACTTTCTACCTCCGCCAGCCAAAGCACTGCTCAGCAAAGCAAGGATCTTGGTGCCGCCGACTTTATCACCAAGCCTGATAGCTACGACGAGCTCGTCCGCATCCTGAAAACAATATTTGTTTAG
- a CDS encoding DeoR/GlpR family DNA-binding transcription regulator has protein sequence MTFQERKKIIVSAVYEAGSLSVFELAEVLGTSPATIRRDLHEISEDGLLIRTHGGAMKPESQVVTSFAGKKDQFDNRKRMIGEAAASYVQDGDTIFMDCGSTVFQMCAHLKKKVNIRIITNSLPVIAELIDIPSIRINLVGGELDKSRKAVHGEKAIQHVNSYHAAKAFIGVDGISPENGLTAHSEAESSITTAYIKNADNVFLLCDSSKIGRNSYIKFAALNEVSCLVTDDQLDKHAVRSLKENGIGEIVAVSLALQAF, from the coding sequence ATGACTTTTCAGGAAAGGAAGAAAATAATAGTATCGGCAGTTTATGAAGCAGGCAGCCTGTCTGTTTTTGAACTGGCCGAAGTACTCGGAACCTCCCCGGCAACCATACGCCGCGATCTTCATGAAATTTCAGAAGACGGGCTGCTGATCCGAACGCACGGCGGCGCAATGAAACCCGAGAGCCAGGTGGTTACCAGCTTTGCAGGAAAGAAAGACCAATTTGACAACCGAAAAAGAATGATCGGCGAGGCGGCGGCTTCGTATGTGCAGGATGGTGATACAATTTTTATGGATTGCGGCAGTACCGTTTTCCAGATGTGCGCCCATTTAAAAAAGAAGGTAAACATCAGAATTATAACCAATTCATTGCCGGTTATAGCGGAGCTGATCGATATTCCTTCTATCCGCATTAACCTGGTTGGAGGAGAGTTGGATAAGTCCAGGAAAGCGGTCCACGGTGAAAAGGCGATCCAGCACGTAAACAGTTACCATGCCGCAAAGGCATTCATCGGCGTAGATGGTATATCACCCGAAAACGGCCTGACCGCACACAGCGAAGCTGAATCATCGATCACTACGGCTTATATCAAAAACGCAGATAATGTATTTCTGCTTTGCGACTCTTCAAAAATCGGCCGCAACAGCTATATCAAATTTGCGGCACTTAACGAGGTGTCGTGCCTTGTTACAGACGACCAGCTGGATAAACATGCCGTCCGGTCGTTAAAGGAAAATGGTATCGGTGAGATTGTGGCTGTTAGCCTTGCATTGCAGGCATTCTAA
- a CDS encoding C10 family peptidase — MMHTCKPLRLLLGIVFSVLACSRDENPKADRGGLEKFANDKFIVSRDEALSMVEYAHRNARTLDDKKKNKRVKKIEDFVGPQGKTIFYSITYENNEGFLLMSADRRMKPLLAYSDQGAFDLNTDNPGIQLWKDFIVENAKVAANLDTAHINVVNEWRLFERGEGANLRTAEQPVWTPEASCDYFVNHPIPANVTVQHLTHDVAFWGQGSGYNAHCPDGINTPNCNGSFDCSNAPVGCGPVAIGQVLRYYARTVNIGGTSYTTQMFNAMPRLHSGTCAPADGTPEGNLSHLLRDIGKSVDATYNTLVPFLGIPMSGSGCQTWSQPGKTDDFFATRGFTAFDLDFFNASNQTTIKNSLLARRPVIVYGSNCSTCLPNMHIWVIDGVQDLHAIYTNQQGYCYEHSSVLYQMNWGWADDPQNNGWFSYTGIVGSGTLYNSSNMKAYIITPN; from the coding sequence ATGATGCACACTTGTAAACCACTACGATTATTACTTGGAATCGTCTTCTCTGTTTTAGCATGTTCCAGGGACGAAAACCCGAAGGCAGATCGCGGCGGGCTTGAAAAATTTGCGAACGATAAATTTATAGTTAGCCGGGACGAGGCTCTTTCCATGGTCGAGTACGCGCACAGAAACGCCCGGACATTAGATGATAAGAAAAAGAACAAAAGGGTTAAAAAAATAGAAGATTTTGTCGGTCCACAGGGAAAGACAATCTTCTACTCCATAACCTATGAAAACAATGAAGGTTTTTTATTAATGTCTGCGGATCGGCGAATGAAACCCTTGCTTGCATACTCAGATCAAGGAGCGTTTGATCTTAACACTGATAACCCTGGAATACAGCTTTGGAAGGACTTTATCGTTGAAAATGCAAAAGTGGCGGCAAACCTGGATACGGCCCACATCAACGTTGTCAACGAATGGAGGTTGTTCGAGCGAGGGGAAGGAGCCAATTTAAGAACGGCGGAACAACCCGTCTGGACTCCGGAAGCAAGCTGCGATTATTTCGTTAACCACCCGATTCCTGCAAATGTTACTGTTCAGCATTTGACACACGATGTAGCATTTTGGGGCCAGGGATCAGGTTATAATGCACATTGCCCCGATGGGATCAACACTCCTAATTGCAACGGATCGTTTGATTGCAGCAACGCACCGGTGGGGTGTGGCCCAGTCGCTATTGGTCAGGTCTTAAGGTATTACGCGAGAACGGTAAATATCGGAGGAACATCTTACACTACTCAAATGTTCAATGCAATGCCCAGGCTGCATTCGGGTACATGTGCTCCTGCCGACGGTACTCCTGAGGGAAACCTCTCACATTTATTACGGGATATAGGGAAGTCTGTTGACGCAACATATAATACGCTTGTACCGTTTTTAGGGATACCTATGTCTGGTTCCGGATGCCAAACCTGGAGCCAGCCCGGAAAGACCGATGACTTTTTTGCCACCCGTGGATTCACAGCATTTGACCTCGACTTTTTCAATGCATCTAACCAAACGACAATAAAAAACTCACTGCTGGCACGTAGACCAGTGATCGTATATGGGTCTAATTGCAGCACCTGTTTGCCAAACATGCATATTTGGGTTATTGACGGCGTTCAGGACCTTCATGCCATATATACGAACCAGCAGGGGTATTGCTACGAGCATTCTTCAGTTTTATATCAAATGAACTGGGGCTGGGCAGATGATCCTCAAAACAACGGTTGGTTCAGCTATACAGGTATCGTAGGAAGTGGCACACTATACAACAGTTCGAATATGAAGGCGTATATCATTACACCAAACTAA
- a CDS encoding sensor histidine kinase, with the protein MPSKPYFYQIWAKLSGDPNQFPLNARIFHSVCLISIFALGYSVPFNYFIGLPNVAVASFLGLLIACGVFYVSRFKNRPGISILAVNMSGLLLFTFNYFLNSGISGPTDLYFLLFLLLSIVISPANEYKFWIPVNIGIFLILGVSEFISPANFPDTYDDRFSKFIDHMSSYVVVAMITYFCTDYIRRSYENEKLITVEKTEAIERQNEQIIEKNNELERINAEKNKLMSIVAHDLRSPLGSIQNFLELLTQHDLEEQQKRDIENDLLNATKNTLAMLSKLLDWSKSQLYGVSARLEALNLDKLLKSTLELEKDIALGKGIVLDYNLNPALTILADGDMMQIVLRNIIGNAIKFTKSGGLILVRAKIVGDNCVISVQDDGIGISPEKSQSIFSLHVESTYGTKNEKGVGLGLLLCIEFIKAQNGRLWFESQLGEGTCFYISIPTTATSSTPA; encoded by the coding sequence TTGCCTTCTAAGCCGTATTTCTATCAAATTTGGGCCAAGCTTTCCGGAGATCCTAACCAGTTTCCTCTCAATGCCCGCATATTTCACTCCGTATGCCTGATTTCGATATTTGCACTTGGATATAGTGTTCCGTTCAATTATTTCATAGGGCTTCCAAATGTCGCGGTGGCAAGCTTTCTGGGCTTGCTCATCGCCTGCGGGGTTTTTTATGTATCCCGGTTCAAGAACCGGCCGGGAATAAGTATCCTGGCTGTGAACATGTCGGGACTACTTCTGTTCACATTCAATTACTTCCTGAATTCCGGCATCAGCGGGCCGACAGATCTGTATTTTCTGCTCTTCCTCCTGCTCAGTATTGTAATCAGCCCGGCAAATGAATATAAATTCTGGATCCCCGTTAACATTGGCATTTTCCTGATCCTTGGCGTGTCCGAATTTATTTCACCCGCGAATTTCCCGGATACCTATGATGACCGGTTTAGTAAATTCATTGACCACATGTCGTCCTATGTCGTCGTAGCGATGATTACTTACTTCTGCACGGATTATATCCGGCGCAGCTACGAGAACGAAAAGCTGATCACGGTAGAAAAAACGGAAGCTATTGAGAGACAAAACGAGCAGATCATAGAAAAGAACAATGAGCTGGAAAGGATCAATGCAGAGAAAAACAAGCTGATGTCGATCGTCGCCCATGACCTTCGTTCTCCGTTGGGGAGTATTCAGAACTTCCTGGAACTCCTTACCCAGCACGATCTGGAAGAACAGCAAAAACGGGATATTGAGAACGACCTTTTGAACGCTACCAAGAACACACTGGCCATGCTCAGCAAATTGCTCGACTGGTCCAAATCTCAACTCTACGGCGTTTCAGCCAGACTCGAAGCATTAAATCTGGATAAATTACTCAAGTCGACCCTCGAACTGGAAAAAGATATTGCGCTCGGCAAAGGTATCGTGCTGGATTATAACCTGAACCCCGCCCTCACCATTCTCGCTGACGGCGACATGATGCAGATCGTCCTTCGCAACATTATCGGGAATGCGATTAAGTTTACCAAGAGTGGTGGACTGATTCTCGTTCGTGCCAAAATAGTGGGAGATAATTGCGTGATCAGTGTTCAGGACGACGGTATCGGGATCTCACCGGAGAAAAGCCAAAGCATCTTCTCATTGCATGTGGAATCAACTTACGGTACCAAAAACGAAAAAGGGGTCGGTCTTGGATTACTGCTTTGCATTGAATTTATAAAAGCCCAGAATGGACGGCTATGGTTTGAAAGCCAGCTTGGCGAGGGCACCTGTTTCTACATCAGTATACCCACAACAGCTACCAGCAGTACTCCTGCGTAA
- a CDS encoding TonB-dependent receptor, whose amino-acid sequence MKKILLATLLLLNAACAFSQTFSVGGTVRNQQDQPLSFAAVSVNQSKDSTLIKADIADENGAFKIAGIAQGTYFLKISAVGIKTFQSPEFGVVDSDVTLSPFRLLSDTKQLNEVKVTAAKPLIEVKSDRLIFNVESSINSTGSNALELLQKSPGVQVDRDENILVKGKTGVRIYIDGRPSPMSGKDLASTLKSMNSADIEAIEIITNPSAKYDAAGDLGIINIRLKKNVKLGTNGNASLGAMFGITPKYNANLNLNHRDKKINIFGTYGFNQGAWHNTTYDNQILNQVAYNKVWQGIWRDTTHSGKIGADYFINSKNTIGFSANGRLSNHNGGGSSETFISRRGATSADSLLLSSRTSNPEKNKNLNLNFNYHYEDTTGHELNIDADYGRFSSRGISYQPNKYFFKMSDEVPLERNYVTKTPVDITIRSLKADYEQNVKKGKLGYGVKFSDVKSDNTFDFFNVLGNTEVIDTNRSNRFKYTERVYAAYANYNVPLGKKWDLQLGVRAEHTKSLGDLTSFKHNDLDRVDTTYLNFFPSGAISFKASKDHNWNINYSRRINRPSYQNLNPFEYRVDELVYSKGNPFLKPEYANSFKLTHVYKAKLTTAFGYRRTRFPVVGLRIPYDSSRTYFITQNLDYSQGFSLDVSITTPITKWWEIYFNVSGYHNIWKAALDNGLIINNRTTAVNFNGQNTFKLKNNWTIEMSGWYNSPYRRIDYNWAMGMMDVGVQKKFWKDNATAKLSFSDVFGTARGGYTSNYAGIDTHLRFRFEGRMLKLNLNYRFGSKEIKAARSRRSGSEDELNRIKGG is encoded by the coding sequence ATGAAAAAAATTTTATTAGCCACATTACTTCTTTTAAATGCAGCCTGCGCCTTCTCTCAAACTTTCAGCGTAGGCGGTACTGTGAGAAACCAGCAAGACCAGCCGCTTTCCTTTGCCGCAGTTTCCGTTAACCAATCCAAAGATTCAACCCTCATCAAGGCCGATATTGCCGACGAAAACGGCGCATTCAAAATCGCCGGTATCGCACAGGGAACATACTTTCTGAAAATCTCAGCTGTTGGTATAAAAACATTTCAATCACCCGAATTCGGAGTAGTCGATTCTGACGTTACACTATCCCCCTTCCGGCTGTTATCTGACACAAAACAGCTAAATGAAGTGAAAGTCACGGCTGCAAAGCCACTGATCGAAGTAAAAAGCGACAGACTTATTTTTAATGTCGAATCCAGCATCAACTCCACGGGCTCCAATGCATTGGAACTTCTCCAAAAATCACCTGGTGTTCAGGTAGATAGAGACGAAAATATCCTGGTAAAAGGAAAAACCGGTGTGCGGATTTACATCGACGGACGCCCGTCACCGATGAGCGGGAAAGATTTGGCATCTACATTAAAGAGCATGAATTCGGCTGATATAGAGGCCATTGAAATTATCACCAACCCTTCCGCTAAATATGACGCGGCAGGCGATTTAGGCATTATCAATATCCGCCTCAAAAAAAATGTGAAGCTGGGGACTAATGGAAATGCGAGCCTGGGTGCGATGTTTGGCATTACACCTAAATACAACGCTAACCTTAACCTCAATCACAGAGACAAAAAGATCAACATTTTCGGCACCTACGGATTTAACCAGGGAGCCTGGCATAATACCACTTATGACAACCAGATTTTAAATCAGGTAGCGTATAACAAAGTCTGGCAGGGTATCTGGCGCGATACCACGCACAGTGGTAAAATCGGGGCCGATTACTTTATCAATTCGAAAAATACCATAGGGTTCAGCGCAAATGGGCGACTCAGCAACCACAATGGCGGCGGCTCCAGCGAAACGTTCATCAGCCGCAGGGGAGCGACTTCCGCAGATTCGCTCCTGCTCTCCTCCCGGACTTCCAATCCCGAAAAAAATAAAAATCTTAACCTCAATTTCAACTATCATTATGAAGACACGACCGGCCATGAGCTGAACATAGATGCTGATTACGGACGCTTTTCTTCACGCGGGATCAGTTATCAGCCCAATAAGTATTTTTTCAAAATGTCGGACGAAGTCCCGCTCGAAAGAAATTATGTGACTAAAACGCCGGTAGATATAACTATCAGATCCCTGAAAGCTGATTACGAGCAGAATGTAAAAAAAGGAAAACTGGGTTATGGTGTTAAATTTTCGGACGTAAAATCGGACAATACTTTTGATTTTTTCAATGTACTGGGTAATACCGAAGTGATTGATACCAACCGCAGTAACCGGTTCAAATATACCGAGCGCGTGTATGCTGCATATGCCAACTACAACGTTCCTTTGGGCAAAAAGTGGGATTTGCAGCTTGGCGTACGTGCCGAGCATACCAAATCGCTCGGCGACCTGACGAGCTTCAAACACAACGACCTCGACCGTGTAGATACCACCTACCTGAACTTCTTCCCGAGCGGCGCCATTTCGTTCAAGGCATCCAAGGACCACAATTGGAATATCAATTACAGCAGAAGGATCAACCGCCCCAGCTACCAGAATCTTAATCCTTTTGAATACCGCGTTGATGAGCTGGTTTATTCAAAAGGTAATCCTTTCCTGAAACCCGAATATGCTAACAGTTTTAAGCTGACACACGTTTACAAAGCCAAACTGACTACTGCGTTTGGTTACCGGCGTACGCGGTTTCCCGTAGTCGGGCTCAGAATACCCTATGACAGCAGCCGCACTTATTTTATCACTCAAAATCTGGACTATTCGCAAGGGTTCAGTCTGGATGTCAGCATCACTACCCCAATTACAAAATGGTGGGAGATTTATTTCAATGTGAGCGGTTACCACAATATCTGGAAAGCAGCGCTCGACAACGGCCTGATCATCAATAACCGGACAACTGCCGTTAATTTCAATGGACAAAATACATTCAAACTAAAAAACAACTGGACGATCGAGATGAGCGGCTGGTACAACTCACCCTACCGGAGGATCGATTACAACTGGGCGATGGGCATGATGGACGTGGGTGTCCAGAAAAAATTCTGGAAAGACAATGCGACGGCCAAACTTTCATTCAGCGACGTATTTGGTACTGCGCGAGGCGGCTACACTTCCAATTATGCAGGGATTGACACCCACCTCCGCTTTCGTTTCGAAGGCAGGATGTTGAAGCTGAACCTCAACTACCGATTTGGCAGCAAGGAGATCAAAGCTGCCCGCAGCAGAAGATCTGGATCAGAAGATGAGTTGAACCGTATCAAGGGTGGCTAA